Part of the Schaalia odontolytica genome is shown below.
ACCTCCACGTAGCGTTGGGTCGTCGCGGCAACCACGGAGTCGGGCAGAGCGGGAGGATTGTCCCCGGACGCACGGTCCCATCCGGATTCGGCCGAGGTGAGCCAGTCCCGCACGTACTGCTTGTCGTAGCTGGGGGTCACCTCTCCCTCCACCCATCTGTGGGCCGGCCAGAAGCGGGAGGAGTCCGGGGTGAGGATCTCGTCGGCTAGCACGAGCGCGCCGGTGGAGACGTCAATGCCGAACTCGAACTTCGTGTCGGCGATGATGATGCCGCGCTCGGCCGCAATGTCGCGCGCCGCCTTGTACAGGGCGATCGACAGGTCGCGGATGGCGACGGCTATCTCCTCGCCCACGAGGTCGGCTGCGCGCTCGAAGGAGATGTTCTCGTCGTGGCTCCCCATGTCGGCCTTGGCGGCCGGCGTGAAGATGGGCTCGTCGAGGCGGGAGGCTTCCGTGAGCCCCTCCGGGAGCGTCAAGCCGCAGACCGTGCCGCTTCGTCGGTACTCTTCCAGGCCCGAGCCCGTCAGGTATCCGCGCACCACGCACTCGATGGGGATCATGTGCAGGCTGCGGCACACAACGGCGCGCCCGTCGAACTCGGCGGGGACCGTGAAGCGTGTGGCGGGGGCTCCCGCGAGCGCCTGCGCCGCCTCGGCGGGGGCCTTCGCCCCCACATCGAGCAGGTGATTCTCGACGAGCGGGCGGAGCTTGCCCATCCACCAGATCGCCAGCTGGTTGAGAACCGCCCCCTTGCCGGGGATGAGCGTGGGCAGCACGTAGTCGTAGGCGCTGATGCGATCCGACGTCACCATGAGGAGTGCTTCCGGACCGGGCTTGGCGTGACGGGGCCTTCCCGCCGCCGGTGGCGCCTGCGGGGGTTCTCCGACGACGGCTTCGTCGGGGACATAGATGTCGCGAACCTTGCCCGAAGCCAGGGAAATCCAACCGTGCGGGGAGGCGGGCATGATGCTCCTCAGTGTCGTTGTGTCAGTCGAGGGTGACGGTCAGGTGGTCGGGCCACGTGGCGATGTCACCGCGGTGGTGTTCTCCGTCGAAGTGGATGAGGTCCACGCCCCGATAGGCCAGGGCACGGGCTTCCTCGATGGTGGCCGCCCGGGCCACGACGTCAAGGACGCGCCCGCCCTTGTTGACCAGCGCGTACGTGGGCTCGAATCCGCAGCACCCGGCGGCCACGTCGGCGGGGTCATCCGTGATCTCCTCGGAGGTTCCCGCGTGGATGACGTGGACGCCATCGAGGGCCTCGGCCGCCTCGATGCCGGTGATCTCGTGTCCCGTGTCGGCCTGGCCGGGGTAGCCGCCCGAGGCCATGACGACGGTGACGGCAGCGTCGTCGCTCCAGACCGGGGCCGGGATCTTCGACAGGGTGCCCGTTGCGGCCGCGTGGAGGAGGGGGGCGAGCGGGGACTCGAGACGTTCGAGGACCGCCTGCGTCTCGGGGTCGCCGAAACGGACGTTGAATTCAACGACCCGGATGCCCCTGCTGGTCATCGCGAGGCCGCAGTAGAGAAGCCCTCGGAAGGGTGTGCCGCGGCGGGCCATCTCGGTGATGACGGGCTGCGCCACCTCGTCGACGATGCGCCGGGTGGCCTCCTCGGGCAGCCAGGGCAGGGGACTGTAGGCGCCCATGCCCCCCGTGTTGGGGCCCTCGTTGCCGTCACCCACTCGCTTAAAATCCTGGGCGGGCTGCAGCGGCACGACCGTCTCCCCGTCGGCGACGCAGAAGAGAGAAACTTCGGGTCCGTCCAGGTAGTCCTCGACAACGACCGCTCCCCCGTCCCGCGCGAGGCAGGCGCGCGCGTGGGCCGAGGCCTCCTCGCGGTCGGAGGTGACGACCACGCCCTTGCCGGCGGCGAGCGCGTCGTCCTTGACGACATGAGGCGCGCCCAGCTCGTCGAAGGCCGCCGAGACCTCCTCCATCGTGGTGCACGTGAAAAAACGGGCCGTGGCCACGCCCGCGTCGGCCATGATCTCCTTGGCGAAAGACTTCGATGCCTCGAGCCGGGCGGCTCCCTTGGTGGGGCCAAACACCGGAATCCCGTAGTCGAGGACTGCATCCGCGACCCCCGCCACCAGGGGCGCCTCGGGTCCGACGACCACGAGATCGACGTTCTCAGAGGTCGCGCGCCGCACGACGTCCCCGGGATCCAGCGGATCCATCGTCAGGGACCGTCCCAGCTGTTCAAGCGCGGGGTTACCCGCCTGGACGACGAGTGCGACGGGATGCTCGGGGGTGGACGTTCGTACGAGTGCGCGGGCAATCGCGTGTTCGCGTCCCCCGTTACCAACGAGAAGAACCTTCACTACTCCAGCCTATCGGTGTTTGTGGCCTCTTCGGGCCGTCGGATCAGATTATGGCTACAACTCACAGCGCGGAGTCGAGCGGGCGCGGGCCTACCAGGCTCCGTTCGGGTTGCCGCTGCGCCGCTCGTCCTGCGCGTCGCGCCGGTCTTTGGACCGCTTCCCGTTCTGTTGCTGCAAGTCTTCACGACGCTGCTTCTGTTCCGCGGACTCGCCCTCGTAGGGGTCCTCGGTCGGGCTGGGACTGGGGCTGGGGTTAGCCTCGCCCTCCTGCCCCGCCTGGTCTTGCTCGCTCTTATCCTCGCCGTCCGATCCGTTCTCACCTTCGGACTGTTCCTCGGCCTTCTGCTTCTTGTCCTCGACGCGCGACTTGTTCTTATCGGCGGGGTTGTCCGACTCTCCCCCCGACTGCTGGTCGTTGCCCGACTGCTGGTTGTCGCCGGACTGCCCCTGACCGCCGGACTGACCCTGATCACCGGACTGACCCGAGCTGGAGACGCTCTGGCACG
Proteins encoded:
- a CDS encoding phosphoribosylaminoimidazolesuccinocarboxamide synthase; its protein translation is MPASPHGWISLASGKVRDIYVPDEAVVGEPPQAPPAAGRPRHAKPGPEALLMVTSDRISAYDYVLPTLIPGKGAVLNQLAIWWMGKLRPLVENHLLDVGAKAPAEAAQALAGAPATRFTVPAEFDGRAVVCRSLHMIPIECVVRGYLTGSGLEEYRRSGTVCGLTLPEGLTEASRLDEPIFTPAAKADMGSHDENISFERAADLVGEEIAVAIRDLSIALYKAARDIAAERGIIIADTKFEFGIDVSTGALVLADEILTPDSSRFWPAHRWVEGEVTPSYDKQYVRDWLTSAESGWDRASGDNPPALPDSVVAATTQRYVEVYRLLTGADPIL
- the purD gene encoding phosphoribosylamine--glycine ligase; the protein is MKVLLVGNGGREHAIARALVRTSTPEHPVALVVQAGNPALEQLGRSLTMDPLDPGDVVRRATSENVDLVVVGPEAPLVAGVADAVLDYGIPVFGPTKGAARLEASKSFAKEIMADAGVATARFFTCTTMEEVSAAFDELGAPHVVKDDALAAGKGVVVTSDREEASAHARACLARDGGAVVVEDYLDGPEVSLFCVADGETVVPLQPAQDFKRVGDGNEGPNTGGMGAYSPLPWLPEEATRRIVDEVAQPVITEMARRGTPFRGLLYCGLAMTSRGIRVVEFNVRFGDPETQAVLERLESPLAPLLHAAATGTLSKIPAPVWSDDAAVTVVMASGGYPGQADTGHEITGIEAAEALDGVHVIHAGTSEEITDDPADVAAGCCGFEPTYALVNKGGRVLDVVARAATIEEARALAYRGVDLIHFDGEHHRGDIATWPDHLTVTLD